From the genome of Segatella hominis, one region includes:
- a CDS encoding succinate dehydrogenase/fumarate reductase iron-sulfur subunit — protein MARNISFTVKYWKQDGPNAQGHFDTHEMKNIPDDTSFLEMLDILNEELIESGQEPFVFDHDCREGICGMCSLYINGTPHGKTERGATTCQLYMRRFNDGDVITVEPWRSAGFPIIKDCMVDRSAFDKIIQAGGYTSIRTGQAQDANAILIPKENADEAMDCATCIGCGACVAACKNGSAMLFVSSKVSQLALLPQGRVEAAARAKKMIARMDELGFGNCTNTRACEAVCPKNESIANIARLNREFLKAKLAD, from the coding sequence ATGGCAAGAAATATAAGTTTCACAGTTAAGTATTGGAAGCAGGACGGTCCTAATGCACAGGGTCACTTCGATACACATGAGATGAAGAACATCCCAGATGACACCTCATTCCTTGAGATGCTCGACATCTTGAACGAGGAGCTCATCGAGTCAGGTCAGGAGCCTTTCGTCTTCGACCACGACTGCCGCGAGGGTATCTGCGGTATGTGCTCTCTTTATATTAATGGTACACCACATGGTAAGACAGAGCGTGGTGCTACAACATGTCAGCTCTACATGCGTCGTTTCAACGATGGTGACGTAATCACCGTTGAGCCTTGGCGTTCTGCAGGTTTCCCTATCATCAAGGACTGTATGGTTGACCGTTCAGCATTCGACAAGATCATCCAGGCAGGTGGTTACACCAGCATTCGTACAGGTCAGGCTCAGGATGCTAATGCTATCCTGATTCCTAAGGAGAATGCAGACGAGGCAATGGATTGCGCTACATGTATCGGTTGCGGTGCTTGTGTTGCTGCATGTAAGAATGGTTCTGCTATGCTCTTCGTCAGCTCAAAGGTCAGCCAGCTGGCACTTCTCCCACAGGGTCGTGTAGAGGCTGCTGCCCGTGCTAAGAAGATGATTGCACGCATGGATGAGCTCGGATTCGGTAACTGTACAAACACTCGTGCTTGCGAGGCTGTTTGTCCAAAGAACGAGTCTATCGCTAACATCGCCCGCTTGAACCGTGAGTTCTTGAAGGCAAAGTTGGCTGACTAA
- the uvrC gene encoding excinuclease ABC subunit UvrC has translation MTKQENEERLTRLKNIVLSMPEKPGSYQYYDENHTIIYVGKAKNLKRRVSSYFHKEVDRYKTKVLVSKIFDISYTVVNTEEDALLLENSLIKKYNPRYNVLLKDGKTYPSICVTNEYFPRIFKTRHINKKVGTFFGPYPHIGSMYAVLEVIKKLYKPRTCRFPITKEGVAVGKYKPCLEYHIHNCGAPCINKQSYEEYQENMRQAREILKGNTREVSKYLYDMMMKNAELLKFEIAEEYKKKYQLLDEFEAKSEVVSHTITDVDVFTIVNDDSNKNAFINYIHVKNGTINQSFTYEYKRKLEESDEELLITAIPEIRERFHSTAKEIIVPFEMEWKLKDASFFVPQRGDKKHLLELSEMNCKQYKFDRLKQAEKLNPEQKQTRLMKELQAKLKLPKLPYQIECFDNSNISGTDAVAGCIVYKGMKPSRKDYRKYNIKTVVGPDDYASMQEVVRRRYSRMMDEGTPLPDLIITDGGKGQMDVVHAVIADELHLDIPIAGLAKDDRHRTNELLYGFPPKTIALPPESELFKVLTQIQDEVHRYAISFHRDKRSKHALHSELDDIKGIGPKAKEALLSKFKSVKKVKEASIETLTEVLGPHKAEILVKYFTEKDKNIK, from the coding sequence ATGACCAAGCAGGAAAATGAGGAAAGACTCACAAGACTTAAGAATATTGTTTTGAGCATGCCGGAGAAGCCTGGCAGCTATCAATATTATGATGAAAACCATACGATTATATACGTAGGAAAGGCCAAGAATCTGAAAAGACGCGTATCTTCATACTTCCACAAAGAAGTAGATAGATACAAAACAAAAGTACTCGTTTCTAAGATTTTCGACATTTCATATACGGTTGTCAATACGGAAGAAGATGCACTTTTGCTTGAAAATAGCCTTATAAAAAAGTATAATCCCAGATATAATGTTTTGCTGAAAGACGGCAAAACATATCCTTCTATATGTGTGACAAACGAGTATTTTCCTCGCATTTTCAAGACTCGCCATATCAATAAAAAGGTGGGGACTTTCTTTGGACCATACCCCCATATTGGCAGCATGTACGCCGTTCTGGAGGTCATCAAGAAGCTTTACAAGCCAAGAACTTGCCGTTTTCCTATTACTAAAGAAGGCGTAGCTGTCGGTAAATATAAGCCATGTCTGGAGTACCATATTCACAATTGCGGTGCGCCATGTATCAACAAACAAAGCTACGAAGAATACCAGGAGAATATGCGCCAAGCTCGCGAAATCCTTAAAGGAAATACAAGAGAAGTGAGCAAATATCTATATGATATGATGATGAAAAACGCAGAACTTCTGAAGTTTGAAATAGCTGAAGAATACAAGAAAAAGTATCAACTCTTGGATGAATTTGAGGCCAAAAGCGAGGTCGTGAGCCACACAATTACAGACGTAGATGTCTTCACCATCGTGAATGATGACTCCAACAAGAATGCCTTTATCAACTATATTCATGTAAAGAATGGAACTATCAACCAGAGCTTTACCTATGAATATAAACGCAAACTGGAAGAAAGCGACGAGGAACTCTTGATTACAGCAATTCCAGAAATCAGGGAGCGTTTTCATTCCACCGCAAAAGAGATTATCGTTCCTTTCGAAATGGAATGGAAGCTAAAAGATGCTTCATTTTTCGTACCACAGAGAGGCGACAAGAAGCACCTTCTGGAACTCTCTGAGATGAACTGCAAGCAGTATAAGTTCGACCGTCTAAAGCAGGCCGAAAAGCTTAATCCTGAGCAGAAACAAACCCGTTTGATGAAGGAATTACAGGCGAAATTAAAGCTTCCGAAGTTGCCATATCAGATAGAATGCTTTGATAACTCCAACATTTCCGGTACAGACGCGGTGGCTGGCTGCATCGTATATAAAGGTATGAAACCTTCCAGAAAAGACTACAGGAAATACAATATAAAAACGGTTGTAGGACCCGACGATTATGCCTCCATGCAAGAGGTCGTGAGACGTCGATATAGCCGCATGATGGACGAAGGAACACCCTTACCCGACCTCATTATTACGGATGGAGGTAAAGGTCAGATGGACGTAGTTCATGCAGTTATTGCGGACGAATTACACTTGGACATCCCTATTGCAGGTCTTGCCAAAGACGACCGCCACCGCACCAATGAATTGCTCTACGGTTTCCCGCCCAAAACCATAGCCCTTCCACCTGAAAGTGAGCTTTTCAAGGTTTTGACTCAGATACAAGACGAAGTACATCGATATGCCATTTCCTTCCATAGAGATAAGCGTTCTAAGCACGCTTTACACTCAGAATTGGACGACATCAAAGGTATTGGTCCAAAGGCTAAAGAAGCGCTTCTGAGCAAGTTTAAAAGCGTAAAAAAGGTCAAGGAAGCAAGTATAGAAACCCTGACAGAAGTACTCGGACCACATAAAGCGGAAATACTTGTGAAATATTTCACAGAAAAAGACAAGAATATCAAATAA
- a CDS encoding succinate dehydrogenase/fumarate reductase cytochrome b subunit, with product MWLINSSIGRKVVMSVTGIALILFLTFHGCMNVVALFSGEAYNTICELLGANWYAVVATLGLAALAVCHIVYAFILTAQNRRARGNQRYEVTAKPEKVEWASQNMLVLGIIIVLGLLLHLFNFWYNMMFAELLGTSFGHSPSDGFAFIQDTFANPVFVVLYIIWLVALWFHLTHGFWSAIQTLGWNGKTWFCRWKTIGMIYSTILLLLFIVVVLAFAFGCAPSLCCAA from the coding sequence ATGTGGTTAATCAATTCATCTATTGGTAGAAAGGTAGTGATGTCAGTAACTGGTATTGCACTTATTCTATTCTTGACATTCCACGGTTGCATGAATGTGGTTGCGCTTTTCTCCGGAGAGGCTTACAACACAATCTGCGAGTTGTTGGGTGCTAACTGGTACGCCGTAGTTGCAACTTTGGGTTTGGCAGCTTTGGCAGTTTGTCACATCGTTTATGCTTTCATCCTGACAGCACAGAACCGTCGTGCTCGTGGTAACCAGCGTTACGAGGTAACAGCAAAGCCAGAGAAGGTAGAGTGGGCAAGTCAGAACATGTTGGTTCTCGGTATCATCATCGTTCTCGGTCTTTTGCTTCACTTGTTCAACTTCTGGTACAACATGATGTTTGCTGAGCTCTTGGGTACAAGCTTCGGTCACAGCCCATCAGATGGCTTTGCATTCATTCAGGACACCTTTGCTAACCCTGTGTTCGTAGTTCTCTACATCATCTGGTTGGTAGCTCTTTGGTTCCACCTCACTCACGGTTTCTGGAGTGCTATTCAGACTCTCGGTTGGAACGGTAAGACTTGGTTCTGCCGTTGGAAGACTATTGGTATGATTTACTCTACCATCCTGCTTCTCCTCTTCATCGTTGTCGTTTTGGCATTCGCTTTCGGTTGTGCTCCATCTTTGTGCTGTGCAGCTTAA
- a CDS encoding fumarate reductase/succinate dehydrogenase flavoprotein subunit: MAKTLNSRIPEGPVAEKWTNYKAHQRLVNPKNKLKLDIIVVGTGLAGASAAASLGEMGFNILNFCIQDSPRRAHSIAAQGGINAAKNYQNDGDSVYRLFYDTVKGGDYRAREANVYRLAEVSNDIIDQCVAQGVPFAREYGGMLANRSFGGAQVSRTFYAKGQTGQQLLLGAYSSLSRMVEAGKVKLFTRYEMEDVVIIDGHARGIIAKNLITGELERFSANAVVIATGGYGNAYFLSTNAMGCNCTAAIQCYRKGADFANPSYVQIHPTCIPVHGTNQSKLTLMSESLRNDGRIWVPKKIEDAKALQAGTKKGSDIPEEDRDYYLERRYPAFGNLVPRDVASRAAKERCDKGFGVNNTGLAVFLDFSESINRLGIDVILQRYGNLFDMYEEITDVNPGELANEINGVKYYNPMMIFPAIHYTMGGIWVDYELMTTIPGLFAIGECNFSDHGANRLGASALMQGLADGYFVLPYTIQNYLADQALWPKLSTDLPEFAEAEAGVQKEIDRLMGIQGKRSVDSIHKELGHILWEHVGMGRTKEGLEEGLKKMKALREEFNKNLFIPGKKEGLNVELDKAIHLRDFILMGELIAYDALHRNESCGGHFREEYQTEEGEAKRDDENFFYVGCWEYQGNDTTAPVLNKEPLEYEAIKVQTRNYKN; the protein is encoded by the coding sequence ATGGCAAAAACATTAAATTCTAGAATACCTGAAGGACCAGTAGCTGAGAAATGGACCAACTATAAGGCTCATCAGCGTTTGGTTAACCCAAAGAATAAGTTAAAGCTCGACATTATCGTTGTAGGTACAGGTTTGGCAGGTGCTTCTGCAGCTGCTTCTCTTGGCGAGATGGGCTTCAATATTTTGAACTTCTGCATCCAGGACTCTCCACGTCGTGCTCACTCTATTGCAGCACAGGGTGGTATCAATGCAGCTAAGAATTATCAGAATGATGGTGACTCAGTTTACCGTTTGTTCTACGATACAGTAAAGGGTGGTGACTACCGTGCTCGTGAGGCTAACGTTTACCGTTTGGCTGAGGTGAGCAACGACATCATCGACCAGTGTGTAGCTCAGGGTGTTCCTTTCGCTCGTGAGTATGGTGGTATGTTGGCTAACCGTTCTTTCGGTGGTGCTCAGGTATCTCGTACATTCTATGCTAAGGGTCAGACTGGTCAGCAGCTCCTCCTCGGTGCTTACTCTTCTTTGAGCCGCATGGTTGAGGCAGGTAAGGTAAAGCTCTTCACTCGTTACGAGATGGAGGATGTAGTTATCATTGATGGTCACGCTCGTGGTATCATCGCCAAGAATTTGATTACAGGTGAGTTGGAGCGTTTCTCTGCCAACGCCGTAGTTATCGCTACTGGTGGTTATGGTAACGCTTACTTCCTCTCTACAAACGCTATGGGTTGTAACTGTACAGCAGCTATCCAGTGCTACCGCAAGGGTGCTGACTTCGCTAACCCATCTTATGTTCAGATTCACCCTACATGTATCCCTGTTCACGGTACAAACCAGAGTAAGTTGACTTTGATGTCAGAGTCACTCCGTAACGATGGTCGTATCTGGGTTCCTAAGAAGATTGAGGATGCTAAGGCATTGCAGGCAGGTACAAAGAAGGGTTCTGATATTCCTGAGGAAGACCGCGACTACTACTTGGAGCGCCGTTACCCAGCATTCGGTAACTTGGTTCCTCGTGACGTGGCTTCTCGTGCAGCTAAGGAGCGTTGCGACAAGGGCTTCGGTGTCAACAACACAGGTCTTGCCGTATTCCTCGACTTCTCTGAGTCTATCAACCGTCTTGGTATCGACGTTATCCTGCAGCGTTATGGCAACCTCTTCGATATGTATGAGGAGATTACCGATGTTAACCCAGGTGAGTTGGCTAACGAGATCAATGGTGTGAAGTACTACAACCCAATGATGATCTTCCCTGCTATCCACTATACAATGGGTGGTATCTGGGTTGACTACGAGTTGATGACCACTATCCCAGGTCTCTTCGCTATTGGTGAGTGTAACTTCTCTGACCACGGTGCTAACCGTCTTGGTGCTTCTGCTTTGATGCAGGGTTTGGCTGATGGTTACTTCGTATTGCCATACACTATCCAGAATTACTTGGCAGACCAGGCATTGTGGCCAAAGCTCTCTACCGATCTCCCAGAGTTCGCAGAGGCAGAGGCAGGTGTTCAGAAGGAAATCGACCGTTTGATGGGTATTCAGGGCAAGCGCTCTGTAGATTCTATCCACAAGGAGTTGGGTCACATCCTTTGGGAGCACGTAGGTATGGGTCGTACCAAGGAAGGTCTTGAGGAAGGCTTGAAGAAGATGAAGGCTCTCCGTGAGGAATTCAACAAGAACCTCTTCATTCCAGGTAAGAAGGAAGGCTTGAACGTAGAGTTGGATAAGGCTATCCACTTGCGTGACTTCATCTTGATGGGCGAGTTGATCGCTTACGACGCATTGCACCGTAACGAGAGCTGTGGTGGTCACTTCCGTGAGGAGTACCAGACAGAGGAAGGCGAGGCTAAGCGTGATGATGAGAACTTCTTCTACGTAGGTTGCTGGGAGTATCAGGGCAACGATACAACTGCTCCAGTGCTCAACAAGGAACCTCTTGAGTATGAGGCAATTAAGGTACAGACAAGAAATTACAAGAATTAA
- a CDS encoding adenine phosphoribosyltransferase, whose translation MNNQLLLDNLRCIPDWPIKGVNFRDVTTLFKNPASLKEISDEMYELYKDKGITKIVGIESRGFVMSSALAIRLGAGVVLCRKPGKLPCKTVQESYAKEYGMDTIEIHEDAINENDVVLLHDDLLATGGTMKAACDLVKKFHPKKVYANFIIELVNENFIGRKIFDEDVEVSTLLQL comes from the coding sequence ATGAACAATCAGCTATTATTAGACAATCTGCGTTGCATACCAGATTGGCCAATTAAGGGTGTTAATTTCCGTGATGTTACTACCCTTTTCAAGAACCCTGCTTCGCTAAAAGAAATTAGCGATGAGATGTATGAATTGTATAAAGATAAAGGCATAACCAAGATTGTAGGCATAGAATCCCGTGGATTCGTTATGTCTTCCGCATTAGCTATCAGACTTGGCGCAGGTGTTGTTCTTTGCCGCAAACCTGGAAAACTCCCTTGCAAAACCGTACAGGAAAGCTATGCTAAAGAATATGGTATGGACACCATCGAAATCCATGAAGATGCGATCAATGAAAACGATGTTGTCCTACTCCATGACGACTTACTTGCCACTGGCGGAACCATGAAAGCTGCATGCGATCTGGTTAAGAAATTCCATCCTAAAAAGGTTTACGCAAACTTCATTATCGAGTTGGTAAACGAGAATTTCATCGGCCGCAAGATCTTTGATGAAGACGTTGAAGTTTCAACTCTTCTTCAATTATAG
- a CDS encoding class I SAM-dependent methyltransferase encodes MNQATQDFIRQHQDEDVRQLAFLGSKYPEVNMPFALDQIRGRKMAHVKLPRWASIEGIIYPPHISMEQCSSEQTALYKAELAARLLGLSVSSSENEKECEKASNSHFSKICEFASEGAVDSEFAKNEDTCKKQQILTECDKYVNKSEGEPNEEDFSEEIEFVDLTGGFGVDFSYIASRLGVKSMYVERQAHLCEAAKENFGRLGLKNAIVKNGDGIEVLHSFALKKDDAASESLGITEEQSRSLLKTSLGLKLIFIDPARRDDAGNKVVSLKDCTPDVTLLQEEMLSKADYVIIKLSPMLDWHRAISELSHVREVHIISVNNECKELLLVLSARNMGDVEASSADGEVKHAGNLRIYCVNDAQSFVCDELDMESSSVIIAPPVLEEMQYLYEPNASLMKAGCFSVLSERYGARMLSKNSHLFVSMEPIEDFPGRSFRIIAISSFNKKELKRYLSGIAKANIATRNFPLSVAELRKRLKLKDGGETYIFATTLSNESHVLVITEKACSNG; translated from the coding sequence ATGAATCAAGCCACTCAAGATTTTATTCGCCAGCATCAGGATGAAGATGTCCGCCAGTTGGCTTTCCTTGGAAGCAAGTATCCGGAAGTAAATATGCCTTTCGCGCTCGACCAGATTCGTGGGCGAAAGATGGCGCATGTCAAGTTGCCACGTTGGGCAAGTATTGAGGGCATTATCTATCCTCCTCATATCTCGATGGAGCAATGTTCGTCAGAGCAGACAGCTCTTTATAAGGCAGAATTGGCGGCAAGATTGCTCGGTTTGTCTGTTTCTTCTTCTGAAAACGAAAAAGAGTGCGAAAAAGCCTCTAATTCTCATTTTTCCAAAATTTGCGAATTTGCGAGTGAAGGGGCAGTTGATTCAGAATTCGCCAAAAATGAAGATACTTGCAAAAAGCAACAGATATTAACAGAATGCGATAAATATGTTAATAAGAGCGAAGGAGAACCGAATGAGGAAGATTTTTCTGAAGAAATTGAGTTTGTTGACTTGACTGGTGGTTTCGGAGTGGATTTCTCATATATTGCTTCCCGGTTGGGCGTAAAGTCGATGTATGTGGAGCGACAGGCTCATCTTTGTGAGGCTGCGAAGGAAAACTTTGGGCGGTTGGGCTTGAAGAACGCCATCGTGAAGAATGGAGACGGAATAGAGGTGCTGCATTCTTTTGCTTTAAAGAAGGATGATGCAGCATCAGAATCTTTAGGCATAACTGAAGAGCAGTCTCGGTCATTACTTAAGACCAGCCTTGGTCTTAAGCTGATCTTCATCGATCCAGCCCGTAGAGACGATGCAGGCAACAAGGTAGTATCCTTGAAAGATTGCACGCCCGATGTAACCCTTTTGCAGGAAGAAATGCTTTCGAAGGCAGATTACGTCATCATCAAACTCTCTCCGATGCTCGACTGGCACCGTGCCATAAGCGAATTAAGCCACGTAAGAGAGGTTCATATTATCTCCGTTAACAATGAGTGCAAGGAGCTTCTTTTAGTGCTGTCAGCGCGAAATATGGGCGATGTGGAGGCTTCATCGGCAGATGGAGAAGTAAAACATGCCGGGAATCTCCGCATTTATTGCGTCAATGATGCACAATCCTTCGTCTGCGACGAGTTGGATATGGAGTCTTCTTCTGTCATAATAGCTCCGCCAGTTCTTGAAGAGATGCAGTATCTTTATGAGCCGAATGCCTCGCTGATGAAAGCCGGCTGTTTCAGCGTTTTATCTGAGCGATATGGAGCCAGAATGCTTTCCAAGAACAGCCATCTCTTCGTGAGCATGGAGCCTATCGAGGATTTCCCTGGTAGGAGTTTTCGCATCATCGCCATCTCTTCCTTTAATAAGAAGGAGTTGAAGCGTTATCTCTCAGGCATCGCCAAGGCGAACATCGCCACCCGCAACTTCCCTCTTTCCGTGGCAGAATTGCGCAAGCGCCTGAAGCTGAAAGATGGTGGTGAAACTTATATTTTTGCCACCACACTGAGCAACGAAAGCCATGTGCTGGTAATAACGGAGAAAGCTTGTTCTAACGGGTGA
- a CDS encoding HAD hydrolase family protein produces MIREAGIGVVMGNASQTVKDAADHVTNTVDDDGIYQALKYLKVI; encoded by the coding sequence ATGATAAGGGAAGCCGGAATCGGCGTAGTAATGGGGAACGCATCTCAAACAGTAAAGGATGCGGCAGACCATGTTACAAATACTGTCGATGATGACGGAATATATCAAGCATTGAAATATCTAAAAGTGATTTAG
- the mnmG gene encoding tRNA uridine-5-carboxymethylaminomethyl(34) synthesis enzyme MnmG → MTFNYDVLVIGGGHAGCEAAVASANMGAKTCLITMDMNKIGQMSCNPAIGGIAKGQIVREIDALGGQMGIVTDKTAIQFRMLNIGKGPAVWSPRAQCDRGKFIWEWRSILDRTDNLEIWQDQADELLVENGEAIGVRTIWGAEFHAKSIIITAGTFLNGLMHVGRKMVEGGRCAEPAVHHFTESITRWGITAARMKTGTPVRIDKRSVHFEDMEEQPGDNDFHQFSYMGEHRVLKQLPCWTCYTNKNVHEILKSGLSDSPLYNGQIQSTGPRYCPSIETKLVTFPDKEQHPLFLEPEGEDTNEMYLNGFSSSMPMDIQLKALHEIPALRDAKIYRPGYAIEYDYFDPTQLKHSLESKIIKGLFFAGQVNGTTGYEEAGGQGTVAGINAALHCVGDKTFEMQRDESYIGVLIDDLTTKGVDEPYRMFTSRAEYRILLRQDDADARLTEKAYELGIAKRDRYDWWQEKKENIERIINFCESYPIKKDKINPKLEALGTTPLRAGCKLIDLVARPHLNLQNLSEIIPELKEVMESPANRQKEISEAAEIKMKYKGYIERERLIADKMHRLENIKIKGRFNYAELNEISTEGRQKLEHINPETLAQASRIPGVSPSDINVLLVLLGR, encoded by the coding sequence ATGACATTCAATTATGACGTACTTGTTATCGGCGGCGGACATGCCGGATGTGAGGCTGCTGTAGCCTCTGCCAACATGGGGGCTAAGACCTGCCTGATAACAATGGACATGAACAAGATTGGACAGATGAGTTGCAACCCTGCCATCGGTGGTATTGCAAAAGGACAGATTGTAAGGGAGATTGATGCCTTAGGTGGACAAATGGGAATCGTAACCGACAAGACCGCCATCCAGTTCCGTATGTTAAATATAGGTAAAGGACCTGCCGTATGGAGTCCCCGTGCTCAATGCGACCGAGGAAAGTTCATCTGGGAATGGAGAAGCATCCTCGACCGCACCGACAATCTTGAAATTTGGCAAGATCAGGCTGACGAACTCTTAGTCGAAAACGGAGAAGCAATAGGTGTACGTACCATCTGGGGTGCTGAGTTCCATGCCAAGAGCATCATCATTACTGCAGGCACTTTCCTGAACGGCCTGATGCATGTAGGAAGAAAAATGGTAGAAGGTGGCAGATGTGCAGAACCTGCAGTACACCATTTTACGGAAAGCATCACCCGATGGGGAATCACAGCCGCAAGAATGAAAACAGGAACTCCTGTCCGTATCGATAAGAGAAGCGTACACTTCGAGGATATGGAAGAACAACCTGGCGATAATGATTTCCACCAGTTTTCGTATATGGGCGAACATCGGGTACTCAAACAGCTTCCGTGCTGGACCTGCTACACCAACAAGAACGTGCATGAAATCCTGAAAAGCGGACTTTCTGATTCTCCTTTATATAATGGTCAGATTCAAAGTACCGGTCCAAGATACTGTCCGAGCATTGAAACAAAGCTCGTCACTTTCCCAGACAAGGAACAGCATCCGCTATTTTTGGAACCAGAGGGTGAAGACACCAACGAAATGTACCTGAACGGTTTTTCATCCAGTATGCCAATGGATATACAGTTGAAAGCACTTCATGAAATTCCAGCTTTAAGAGATGCCAAGATTTACAGACCGGGTTATGCTATTGAGTACGATTACTTCGACCCAACACAACTCAAGCATTCGTTGGAATCAAAAATCATAAAAGGTCTTTTCTTCGCAGGCCAGGTAAATGGAACGACAGGATACGAAGAAGCCGGCGGTCAAGGTACTGTTGCTGGAATCAATGCAGCGCTCCATTGTGTGGGAGACAAGACATTTGAAATGCAAAGAGACGAAAGCTATATCGGCGTTCTTATCGATGACCTCACGACAAAAGGCGTGGATGAGCCATACAGAATGTTCACCTCCAGAGCTGAATACAGAATTCTCCTCCGACAGGATGATGCAGACGCCCGACTGACAGAGAAAGCTTACGAACTGGGAATTGCAAAACGAGACCGTTATGACTGGTGGCAAGAGAAGAAAGAGAATATCGAAAGAATCATCAACTTCTGTGAGAGCTACCCAATCAAAAAGGATAAGATCAATCCAAAACTGGAAGCACTGGGCACCACTCCACTTCGCGCAGGATGCAAACTGATCGATCTCGTGGCACGTCCACATCTCAATCTTCAAAACCTTTCAGAAATTATTCCTGAATTAAAAGAAGTAATGGAATCTCCAGCCAACCGGCAGAAAGAAATTTCGGAGGCTGCAGAAATCAAAATGAAGTACAAGGGCTACATCGAAAGAGAACGTCTCATTGCAGACAAAATGCACCGACTGGAGAATATCAAAATCAAAGGCCGATTCAACTATGCAGAGCTTAACGAAATCTCCACAGAGGGCCGACAGAAATTGGAGCATATCAATCCAGAAACTCTTGCTCAGGCAAGTAGAATTCCAGGAGTATCCCCAAGCGACATCAACGTCCTGCTCGTTTTACTAGGAAGATAG